Proteins encoded within one genomic window of Algiphilus sp.:
- a CDS encoding NAD(P)/FAD-dependent oxidoreductase, whose translation MSENHFDTVIIGAGLSGIGTAVHLQREHPQRTMAILERRERMGGTWDLFRYPGIRSDSDMPSFGYRFKPWTSTKVLADGPSIRRYIVETAQEYGLADKVQYGLQITRANWSSDAQQWELTALHEPSGETRTYTCRFLVNCTGYYNYDAGHRPHFPGEERFGGRMVHPQHWPEDLDYAGKRVVVIGSGATAVTLVPAMTDKAAHVTMLQRSPSYVFSLPDTDRIAMWLGKVMPASWAYSITRTRNIAIQRGLYVACRRWPNTMRRLLIKQVRKRVGPDFDMRHFTPDYMPWDERLCAVPDGDLFKALRAGSASVVTDHIDTFTETGIRLKSGEEIAADIIITATGLDVQMLGGIDLSVDDTPRPINGQLTYKGVLMEDVPNFAWLFGYTNAPWTLKSDIAGRYLCRLFRYMDENGYVVAVPRDEAGSETDEGILDSLQSGYVQRAKHTLPRQGRALPWKVLMHYGKDRKMLTNGPVDDGHLRFERARSGNAGQSGSPERMAA comes from the coding sequence ATGAGCGAGAACCACTTCGACACCGTCATCATCGGGGCGGGGCTGTCCGGGATCGGCACGGCCGTGCACCTTCAGCGCGAGCACCCCCAGCGGACGATGGCCATCCTCGAGCGCCGCGAGCGCATGGGCGGTACCTGGGACCTGTTCCGGTATCCCGGCATCCGGTCCGACTCCGACATGCCCAGCTTCGGCTACCGCTTCAAGCCCTGGACCTCGACCAAGGTGCTGGCGGACGGTCCGTCCATCCGCCGCTATATCGTCGAGACGGCGCAGGAATACGGGCTCGCGGACAAGGTTCAGTACGGGCTGCAGATCACCCGCGCCAACTGGTCGAGCGATGCCCAGCAGTGGGAGCTCACCGCGCTGCACGAGCCCAGCGGCGAGACCCGCACCTACACCTGCCGCTTCCTCGTCAACTGCACCGGATACTACAACTACGACGCCGGCCACCGCCCGCATTTTCCCGGCGAGGAGCGCTTCGGCGGACGCATGGTGCACCCGCAGCACTGGCCCGAGGATCTGGACTACGCGGGCAAGCGCGTGGTCGTGATCGGCAGCGGCGCCACCGCCGTCACGCTGGTGCCGGCGATGACCGACAAGGCCGCGCACGTCACCATGCTGCAGCGCTCGCCGTCCTACGTGTTCTCGCTGCCCGACACCGATCGCATCGCGATGTGGCTGGGCAAGGTGATGCCGGCCTCGTGGGCCTACAGCATCACGCGGACGCGCAACATCGCCATCCAGCGCGGCCTCTACGTCGCGTGCCGTCGCTGGCCCAACACCATGCGGCGTCTGCTCATCAAGCAGGTGCGCAAGCGCGTGGGGCCGGACTTCGACATGCGGCACTTCACGCCCGACTACATGCCGTGGGACGAGCGGCTGTGCGCGGTGCCGGACGGTGATCTCTTCAAGGCCCTGCGCGCGGGCAGCGCCTCGGTGGTGACCGACCACATCGACACCTTCACCGAGACCGGCATCCGGCTGAAGTCGGGCGAGGAGATCGCGGCCGACATCATCATCACGGCCACCGGACTGGACGTGCAGATGCTCGGCGGGATCGACCTCTCGGTCGACGACACGCCGCGGCCGATCAACGGCCAGCTCACCTACAAGGGTGTGCTCATGGAGGACGTGCCCAACTTCGCCTGGCTGTTCGGCTACACCAACGCCCCCTGGACACTGAAGTCCGATATCGCCGGTCGCTACCTGTGCCGGCTGTTCCGCTACATGGACGAGAACGGCTATGTCGTCGCGGTACCGCGCGACGAGGCCGGCAGCGAGACCGACGAGGGCATTCTCGACTCGCTGCAGTCCGGCTACGTGCAACGCGCCAAGCACACGCTGCCGCGGCAGGGGCGGGCGCTGCCCTGGAAGGTCCTCATGCATTACGGGAAGGATCGGAAGATGCTCACGAACGGGCCGGTGGACGACGGCCATCTCCGCTTCGAGCGTGCCCGGTCGGGCAATGCCGGGCAGAGCGGTTCGCCCGAGCGCATGGCCGCCTGA
- a CDS encoding AraC family transcriptional regulator, giving the protein MNLIRAANLRGVETLVSELGADPVALLARYNLDPSRLRDPDAYLPYRNVARLIEQCAVELGCPDFGLRLSRWQGLDMLGPVAVIARNAEDVLSAFQAIGRYLHVHGPALKLALRGRNSAGDYCFTYRIDEPGVPYLAQSYELSMANASRILQFLAGAAAVPTRVAFVHHPLSPVATYQRFFGCPVAFDQVHCIFELPAEIARRRLSASDPETRRVMQDYLSQRQSPGGGLNERVRELILGLLPTGHCDLESVAEQLALHPRTLQRRLREEGLSYDALVDSVRRDRATTYLATTALRLSQIAGMLGYSEQSAFTRACRRWFGQPPGIQRRRTASSASR; this is encoded by the coding sequence GTGAACCTGATCCGCGCTGCCAATCTGCGCGGCGTGGAGACGCTGGTGAGCGAGCTCGGCGCCGATCCCGTGGCGCTGCTGGCGCGCTACAACCTGGATCCGTCGCGGCTGCGCGACCCGGACGCCTATCTGCCCTACCGCAACGTCGCGCGGCTCATCGAGCAGTGCGCGGTGGAACTCGGGTGCCCCGACTTCGGACTGCGCCTCTCGCGCTGGCAGGGGCTGGACATGCTCGGTCCGGTAGCGGTCATCGCCCGCAATGCCGAGGACGTGCTCAGTGCCTTCCAGGCCATCGGCCGCTACCTGCACGTCCACGGCCCGGCGCTCAAGCTGGCGCTGCGCGGACGCAACAGCGCCGGCGACTACTGCTTCACCTACCGGATCGACGAACCGGGCGTGCCCTACCTCGCGCAGAGCTACGAGCTCAGCATGGCCAATGCGAGCCGGATCCTGCAGTTCCTCGCCGGCGCGGCGGCGGTGCCGACGCGCGTTGCCTTCGTGCACCACCCGCTCTCGCCGGTGGCGACCTACCAGCGCTTCTTCGGGTGCCCGGTCGCCTTCGACCAGGTGCACTGCATCTTCGAGCTGCCGGCGGAGATCGCCCGGCGCCGCCTGAGCGCATCCGATCCCGAGACCCGCCGCGTGATGCAGGACTATCTGTCGCAGCGGCAATCGCCCGGCGGCGGCCTGAACGAGCGCGTGCGCGAGCTGATCCTGGGGCTGCTGCCCACCGGCCACTGCGATCTCGAGTCGGTCGCCGAGCAGCTCGCGCTGCATCCGCGCACGCTCCAGCGGCGCCTCCGGGAGGAAGGCCTTTCGTACGACGCCCTGGTGGACAGCGTGCGCCGTGATCGGGCCACGACCTATCTCGCCACCACCGCGCTGCGGCTGAGCCAGATCGCCGGGATGCTGGGCTATTCCGAGCAGAGCGCCTTCACGCGCGCCTGCAGGCGCTGGTTCGGGCAGCCGCCGGGCATCCAGCGCCGCCGCACCGCGTCGTCGGCATCGCGCTGA
- a CDS encoding NADH:flavin oxidoreductase, translating to MPTAPASDQTAVAPLGEALTLPRGPAWRNRFVLAPLTNGQSHADGTLSDAEQRWLTMRAEGGFGLTMTCAAHVHANGQGFAGQLAIHDDRHLPGLTRLAEALRARGSASAVQLYHGGMRADPALCGERVAPSDDARTGARAMTTAEVEAMRDAFVAAGRRAERAGFDGVELHGAHGYLLAQFISPQYNRRDDAYGGTLENRARLLHEIIGGLRRECGPDFQIGVRLSPERFGMRLAEVRELAAGLLRDAAIDYLDLSLWDVFKMPHEEAHADRSLLAHFTDLPRGDVRLGAAGKLMSAHDALAALEAGCDFVVIGRAAILRHDFADRVLADPAYASPPLPVAPETLAAEGISPVFVDYLRTFGGFVAESA from the coding sequence ATGCCCACCGCTCCCGCATCCGACCAAACCGCCGTCGCGCCGCTTGGCGAGGCGCTGACCCTTCCACGCGGTCCCGCCTGGCGCAATCGCTTCGTGCTCGCCCCGTTGACCAACGGACAGAGCCACGCCGACGGCACCCTGTCGGACGCGGAGCAGCGCTGGCTGACCATGCGCGCCGAGGGCGGTTTCGGCCTGACCATGACCTGTGCGGCGCACGTGCACGCCAACGGCCAGGGCTTTGCCGGGCAGCTCGCCATTCACGACGACCGGCACCTTCCCGGCCTGACCCGGCTCGCCGAGGCGCTGCGCGCACGCGGCTCGGCCTCGGCCGTGCAGCTCTATCACGGCGGCATGCGCGCCGATCCGGCGCTCTGCGGCGAGCGCGTGGCGCCGTCGGATGACGCCAGGACCGGCGCGCGCGCAATGACCACGGCGGAAGTCGAGGCCATGCGCGACGCCTTCGTTGCCGCCGGCAGGCGCGCCGAGCGCGCCGGCTTCGACGGCGTCGAGCTGCACGGCGCGCACGGCTACCTGCTCGCCCAGTTCATCTCGCCGCAGTACAACCGTCGTGACGATGCCTACGGCGGCACGCTCGAGAACCGAGCCCGGCTGCTGCACGAGATCATCGGCGGACTGCGCCGGGAATGCGGGCCCGATTTCCAGATCGGCGTGCGGCTGTCGCCGGAACGCTTCGGCATGCGCCTCGCCGAAGTCCGCGAGCTGGCGGCGGGACTGCTGCGCGATGCGGCCATCGACTATCTCGATCTGTCGCTCTGGGACGTCTTCAAGATGCCCCACGAGGAGGCGCATGCCGACCGCTCGCTGCTCGCCCACTTCACCGATCTGCCGCGCGGCGACGTGCGGCTCGGTGCCGCCGGCAAGCTGATGAGCGCGCACGATGCCCTCGCGGCGCTCGAGGCTGGATGCGACTTCGTCGTCATCGGCCGGGCGGCGATCCTGCGGCACGACTTCGCGGACCGGGTCCTGGCCGATCCGGCCTATGCATCACCGCCGCTGCCGGTGGCGCCGGAGACGCTGGCCGCGGAGGGCATCAGCCCGGTCTTCGTGGACTATCTGCGGACCTTCGGCGGCTTCGTCGCGGAAAGCGCCTAG
- a CDS encoding magnesium transporter: protein MNAEESSASVAELVRALHGRVPRDAASLLEDEPAEVVAAVLERLPPHLAREIAAHLPAAQRHAAAAPGPDTLPGSVGELMAPPDGVLPAHTTVAEAIAWLRAHADPWQITYLFVTDGDARRSGLVVIRDLLLADAGEPLSHIMLRDPFRLRVDQELDEALQEAVHRHYPIYPVVDAAGRLVGSVRGWQLFERREIAITAQPGRMVGVTVGERVTTPLLVAFRLRHPWLQLNLLTAFLAALVVGMFDDTIARLVALAAFLPVLAGQSGNNGSQTLAITLRGLTLGDIADVPLRRHLTKEVSLGAMNGLLTGLVAGAAMWWTAAQSGAPEPGLLALVICLAMTGACMASGFFGVAVPLLLRRLGTDPATASSIFLTTGTDIAGMGLMLALASWMVL from the coding sequence ATGAACGCAGAAGAGTCTTCCGCTTCCGTTGCCGAGCTGGTGCGCGCGCTGCATGGCCGCGTGCCCCGCGATGCCGCCAGCCTGCTGGAGGACGAACCGGCGGAGGTGGTGGCCGCCGTGCTCGAACGGCTTCCGCCGCACCTGGCGCGCGAGATCGCGGCGCATCTACCGGCCGCGCAGCGGCATGCGGCGGCAGCGCCCGGTCCGGACACGCTGCCGGGCAGCGTCGGCGAGCTGATGGCGCCTCCGGACGGCGTGCTGCCGGCGCACACCACGGTGGCCGAGGCCATCGCCTGGCTGCGGGCGCATGCCGATCCGTGGCAGATCACCTATCTCTTCGTGACCGACGGGGACGCGCGGCGGTCGGGCCTGGTGGTGATCCGCGACCTGCTGCTGGCCGATGCCGGGGAACCGCTGTCGCACATCATGCTGCGCGACCCCTTCCGCCTGCGCGTGGACCAGGAACTCGACGAGGCGCTGCAGGAGGCCGTGCATCGCCACTATCCGATCTATCCGGTGGTCGATGCTGCGGGCCGGCTGGTGGGCAGCGTGCGCGGCTGGCAACTGTTCGAGCGGCGCGAGATCGCCATCACGGCCCAGCCCGGCCGCATGGTCGGCGTCACGGTCGGCGAGCGCGTGACCACGCCGCTGCTGGTGGCGTTCCGGCTGCGTCATCCGTGGCTGCAGCTCAATCTGCTGACCGCGTTCCTGGCTGCCCTGGTCGTCGGCATGTTCGACGACACCATCGCCCGACTGGTGGCGCTGGCAGCCTTCCTGCCCGTGCTGGCCGGTCAGTCCGGCAACAACGGCAGTCAGACGCTGGCGATCACGCTGCGCGGCCTGACCCTGGGCGATATCGCCGACGTCCCGCTGCGACGGCATCTGACCAAAGAGGTCTCGCTGGGCGCTATGAACGGGCTGCTGACGGGCCTCGTGGCCGGTGCGGCGATGTGGTGGACGGCCGCGCAATCGGGTGCACCGGAGCCCGGGCTGTTGGCGCTGGTCATCTGCCTGGCGATGACCGGTGCCTGCATGGCATCCGGCTTCTTCGGGGTGGCCGTGCCACTGCTACTGCGGCGGCTGGGCACGGACCCGGCCACCGCGTCCAGCATCTTCCTCACCACCGGCACCGACATCGCCGGCATGGGGCTGATGCTGGCGCTGGCGAGCTGGATGGTGCTCTGA